In Zingiber officinale cultivar Zhangliang chromosome 3B, Zo_v1.1, whole genome shotgun sequence, a single window of DNA contains:
- the LOC121967756 gene encoding uncharacterized protein LOC121967756: MAVLAFSFWFLCEMAVLANSIILLISFVAGHVSRTRAKGATSEEKSSFEFRNHESSSSAEKEEGRLAFKFQYQVPDQHGESNAEGLMPVVVVEEVNSASKACVRKYNFSREKDFCAFVEEPKVYETDLFNEVVRDNVVAAVSEEFSGFDSECDSISVSDGYSVHDLVVDSDGFLSERELEVDDELKSNKECQEMDLKFTDSSSDDDEATTMNKKYSARKETDDASKSSTGTSSSSSSSSSALLDLEMDANLQKSHLDEQTHELEKAQVKGSVNEDRHELESLWEHQELIEQLRMELRKLKDIGLPTILEEPESPITVEDLKPLMMDESFMHEDSMDEMQKFHWSYRERMRKLDILNYQKMYAIGFLQLKDDPLQSVGSRRTLGLAFQSIFAQSSWSVRRKSNVNPSERLIKELQTDLEVVYVGQTCLSWEFLRWQYEKAREMPQLSDSFGNHFYNQAAREFQQFQVNIQRFIENEAFQGPRLRNFIQNRCVLHNLLQVPLLKEDCLKDKMLGDGQGMSGEKMEEIMEESIRIFWEFVKADKDETPGILRGFMGTHVELQDPSDFYLVEDIQLDLHKKEKKLKDILRTGNCLVKKFKKPKEDRSNEDVFFSQVDLKLVGRVLRMPRITTEQLLWCHKKLSKIKFVERKVFREPCNFLEFPC; the protein is encoded by the exons ATGGCTGTGCTTGCCTTCTCTTTCTGGTTCTTGTGCGAGATGGCCGTGCTTGCCAATTCCATTATCCTCTTGATCAGTTTTGTAGCCGGACATGTTTCCAG AACTAGGGCAAAAGGAGCCACTTCAGAAGAGAAATCATCGTTCGAATTCAGAAATCATGAATCATCATCATCTGCAGAGAAAGAAGAAGGACGTTTGGCTTTCAAGTTTCAGTATCAGGTTCCTGATCAACATGGCGAAAGCAATGCAGAAGGTTTGATGCCGGTTGTTGTTGTTGAAGAAGTCAATTCTGCTTCCAAAGCTTGCGTTCGTAAGTACAATTTCTCGCGTGAGAAAGATTTCTGCGCCTTCGTCGAAGAGCCAAAAGTATATGAGACTGATTTGTTTAATGAGGTTGTGAGAGACAATGTGGTGGCTGCTGTGTCCGAAGAGTTCTCAGGTTTTGATTCAGAATGCGATTCCATCAGCGTGAGTGATGGCTACTCAGTGCATGACCTTGTTGTGGATTCTGATGGGTTCTTGTCCGAGAGGGAACTCGAAGTGGATGATGAACTGAAATCGAATAAAGAATGTCAAGAAATGGACTTGAAATTTACTGATTCCAGCAGTGACGACGACGAAGCCACAACCATGAACAAGAAGTATTCAGCCAGGAAAGAGACAGATGATGCCTCGAAGAGTTCCACTGGcacaagctcaagctcaagctCAAGCTCAAGCGCATTGCTAGATCTCGAAATGGATGCTAATCTGCAAAAGAGTCATCTGGATGAACAAACACACGAGTTGGAGAAGGCGCAAGTGAAGGGCTCTGTTAATGAGGATCGTCACGAGTTGGAGTCACTCTGGGAGCACCAGGAGCTCATTGAGCAGCTCAGGATGGAACTGCGAAAACTGAAAGATATCGGCCTGCCGACCATTTTAGAAGAGCCAGAGAGCCCTATAACAGTAGAGGATTTGAAGCCATTGATGATGGACGAGAGTTTCATGCATGAGGATTCCATGGACGAGATGCAGAAATTCCATTGGAGCTACAGAGAAAGAATGAGGAAGCTCGACATACTGAACTATCAAAAAATGTACGCGATAG GTTTTCTCCAACTGAAAGATGATCCTCTTCAGTCAGTGGGATCTAGGAGGACACTAGGACTGGCATTCCAATCCATTTTTGCTCAAAGCTCCTGGTCAGTTCGTCGAAAGTCGAACGTAAATCCGTCTGAGAGACTCATCAAGGAGCTCCAAACTGATCTGGAAGTGGTGTATGTTGGGCAAACATGCCTTTCCTGGGAGTTCCTGCGATGGCAATATGAGAAAGCTAGGGAAATGCCTCAACTCTCTGATTCATTTGGGAATCATTTCTATAACCAAGCAGCCAGAGAATTCCAACAATTCCAAGTGAACATTCAGAGGTTCATTGAAAATGAGGCATTCCAAGGGCCAAGGCTGCGTAATTTCATCCAAAACCGATGCGTTCTTCACAATCTCCTCCAAGTACCTCTACTAAAGG AGGATTGCTTGAAGGACAAAATGTTGGGGGATGGACAAGGAATGAGTGGCGAAAAGATGGAAGAAATCATGGAGGAATCAATCAGAATTTTCTGGGAGTTTGTCAAAGCTGACAAGGATGAAACTCCAGGGATTCTCAGAGGGTTCATGGGCACTCATGTGGAACTACAAGACCCTTCGGATTTCTACCTTGTGGAAGACATCCAATTAGATCTACACAAG AAGGAGAAGAAGCTTAAGGACATTCTAAGGACAGGAAACTGTCTGGTTAAGAAGTTCAAGAAACCTAAAGAAGACAGATCAAATGAAGATGTTTTCTTCTCTCAAGTAGACTTGAAGCTGGTGGGAAGAGTCCTGCGGATGCCAAGGATTACAACTGAGCAACTGCTGTGGTGTCACAAGAAACTGAGCAAAATCAAGTTTGTAGAAAGGAAGGTCTTTAGGGAGCCTTGTAATTTCTTGGAATTTCCTTGTTGA
- the LOC121968628 gene encoding ribonuclease 1-like: MQLPSIMLLLLLPLLFSSPSISTAQDFDFFYFVLQWPGSYCDTKQSCCYPTAGKPTADFGIHGLWPNYADGSYPSNCDSGNAYDASQIGDLIGSLRSKWPSLACPSGDGSTFWRHEWEKHGTCSESVLDQHAYFQASLRLKSQINLLQVLQDAGIRPDGGFYSIRGISSAIRDGIGFEPGVECNVDEAGNRQLYQVYVCVDATGKRLIDCPVLPASKCSSRVEFPPF, from the exons ATGCAGCTGCCTTCCATCATGCTGCTCCTCCTTCTTCCCCTCCTCTTTTCCTCTCCATCAATCTCCACCGCACAAGATTTCGACTTCTTCTACTTCGTCCTGcag TGGCCGGGCTCTTACTGCGACACCAAGCAAAGCTGCTGCTATCCGACCGCCGGAAAGCCCACGGCCGACTTCGGCATCCATGGGCTCTGGCCGAATTACGCCGACGGATCTTATCCATCGAATTGCGATTCCGGCAACGCTTACGATGCCTCACAG ATCGGAGATTTAATAGGGAGCTTGAGATCGAAGTGGCCCAGTCTGGCTTGCCCCAGCGGCGACGGCTCCACCTTCTGGAGACACGAGTGGGAGAAGCACGGGACGTGCTCGGAGTCCGTCCTCGACCAGCACGCCTACTTCCAAGCCTCCCTCCGCCTCAAGAGCCAAATCAACCTCCTCCAAGTACTGCAAGATGCAG GGATACGGCCGGATGGGGGATTTTATAGCATCAGGGGGATATCGAGTGCGATCAGGGACGGGATCGGCTTCGAACCAGGGGTGGAGTGCAACGTCGACGAGGCCGGGAATCGGCAGCTGTATCAGGTGTACGTGTGCGTCGACGCGACGGGGAAGCGGCTCATCGACTGCCCGGTTTTGCCCGCCAGCAAATGCTCTTCCCGCGTGGAGTTCCCGCCGTTCTAG